A single Hippocampus zosterae strain Florida chromosome 1, ASM2543408v3, whole genome shotgun sequence DNA region contains:
- the nipsnap3a gene encoding protein NipSnap homolog 3A isoform X2, producing MIGFSRLSARFRLSPHAHLWAGLSTGAREEGGALYEFRTYQIRPDRSSAFLELTNEKIHLRTAHSELIGYWSVEYGALNQVFHIWKYDSFGHRAAVRAALAQDERWIAEYIRLALPMLTCQSNHVAALLPWSRIGAPPRHGGAFEWASFRTLPGAAALWAAPRGDSATCGDARLLAAFRSDIGHLDTVYTLRWFESADERRRLESHAAVAPGLGLLRSRKTKVMFPCSFSPLK from the exons atgattggcTTTTCACGCCTCTCGGCCCGCTTCCGCCTCTCGCCGCACGCTCAC CTCTGGGCAGGCCTGTCAACAGGAGCCCGAGAAGAAGGAGGAGCCTTGTACGAGTTCCGCACCTATCAAATCCGTCCGGACCGAAGCTCCGCCTTCCTGGAGCTAACCAATGAGAAGATTCACCTCAGGACCGCCCACTCAGAGCTCATTGGCTACTGGAGCGTCGAGTACGGCGCCCTGAATCAGGTCTTCCATATTTGGAAGTACG ACTCCTTCGGCCATCGTGCAGCGGTGCGCGCGGCGCTCGCTCAGGACGAGCGTTGGATCGCCGAGTATATCAGGCTGGCCCTTCCCATGCTAACGTGTCAAAGCAATCACGTCGCCGCCCTGCTGCCCTGGAGCCGCATCGGCGCCCCGCCGCGCCACGGAG GCGCGTTTGAATGGGCCTCCTTCAGGACGCTcccgggcgccgccgcgctgtgGGCCGCTCCTCGCGGGGATTCCGCCACCTGTGGCGACGCCCGCTTGCTCGCCGCTTTCCGCAGCGACATCGGCCACCTGGACACAG TTTACACCCTGCGCTGGTTCGAGAGCGCCGACGAGCGGCGACGTTTGGAAAGCCACGCGGCAG TGGCGCCCGGACTGGGCCTGCTGCGATCCCGGAAGACCAAAGTCATGTTCCCGTGTTCCTTCTCACCGCTCAAGTGA
- the noa1 gene encoding nitric oxide-associated protein 1 translates to MWNAARVAATLGLALRRSARWSTSLPGSAAASGRASSGQTRGGLERGCTVDPEREERFWFEELADPEEDADADADAAAAGVRWRQSRPPPAHPPRRTRAQRGLKDGPGPEAESLIELGDADFPSAEASGEKKKAAPKDERELYGTADPKPAVGGTGCSGCGAALHCADAAVPGFLPGDKYEALLREGRLRGATCQRCHWLRHRHEALKPRVSKDEFGRAAERIRSGGALVLLVADLLDLPDSIVPQLPHLVGGDKRVVVLGNKIDLLPADSPDYLRRIRRQLGRWCRDAGFGAQVSDVHLISAKTGYGVEALVSGLQRAWKYKGDVYLVGSANAGKSTLFNALLRSDYCKAEACEVVGKATVSPWPGTTLDLLKFPIVNPTPYRMFRRHRRLEECRRETEDDPAPPRPEDLRRRGYLVGHVGQTFLPKVGRGTVAFDPDALAFGEYDDGDDGETPSGDGRRPSAPPPDEPKDSHWLFDTPGIAKERDILGLLDQGEVRAVVPARPIVPRTFVLKPGMSLFVGALARIDFLEGEKSCWFSVMASAQVPVHISSVEKADAVYRKHAGRELLGVPAGGELRMKDFPALVPQDFRLEGRGPAEAAADIKLSSAGWVAVTAFEGQVPLLRLHGPPSAAYGLRTPPLLPHVVSLRGARIPKSAAYKAPTPAALRDGPRRRPKTAKKKGKPRQRHPIKKTLFQPPSGTS, encoded by the exons AtgtggaacgcggcgcgcgtagcCGCGACCTTGGGGCTCGCGCTCCGGCGCTCCGCGAGATGGAGCACGTCGCTTCCGGGTTCGGCGGCCGCTTCGGGACGCGCGTCGAGCGGCCAAACGCGCGGCGGACTCGAACGCGGCTGCACCGTGGACCCCGAGCGGGAAGAACGCTTCTGGTTCGAGGAGCTGGCAG ATCCAGAGGAGGACGCTGATGCTGATGCGGACGCGGCGGCGGCAGGCGTGCGTTGGCGGCAGAGCCGGCCTCCGCCCGCGCATCCTCCCCGGCGCACTCGCGCGCAGCGCGGTTTGAAGGACGGGCCGGGCCCCGAGGCGGAATCCCTCATCGAGTTGGGCGACGCCGACTTCCCGAGCGCCGAGGCCTCCGGCGAGAAAAAGAAGGCGGCGCCGAAGGACGAGCGCGAGCTTTACGGGACGGCCGATCCGAAGCCAGCCGTCGGCGGCACCGGCTGCTCGGGCTGCGGCGCCGCCCTGCACTGCGCCGACGCGGCCGTCCCGGGGTTCCTGCCCGGCGACAAGTACGAGGCGCTGCTGCGGGAGGGCCGCCTCCGCGGCGCCACCTGCCAGCGCTGCCACTGGCTGCGCCACCGCCACGAGGCTCTCAAGCCGCGGGTGTCCAAGGACGAGTTCGGCCGGGCGGCGGAGCGCATCCGCTCCGGCGGGGCGCTGGTGCTTCTGGTGGCGGACCTCCTGGACCTGCCTGACTCCATCGTGCCGCAGCTTCCGCACTTGGTGGGCGGCGACAAGCGCGTGGTGGTGCTGGGCAACAAGATCGACCTCCTTCCCGCCGACTCGCCCGACTACCTGCGGCGGATCCGACGGCAGCTGGGCCGCTGGTGCCGGGACGCCGGCTTCGGGGCGCAGGTGAGCGACGTCCACCTGATCAGCGCCAAGACGGGCTACGGCGTGGAGGCTCTGGTCTCCGGCCTGCAGAGGGCGTGGAAGTACAAAGGCGACGTCTACCTGGTGGGAAGCGCCAACGCCGGCAAGTCCACGCTCTTCAACGCGCTGCTGCGCTCCGACTACTGCAAGGCCGAAGCCTGCGAGGTCGTCGGCAAAGCCACCGTTTCCCCGTGGCCCG GGACCACTCTGGACCTGCTCAAGTTCCCCATCGTCAACCCCACGCCGTACCGGATGTTTCGACGGCACCGGCGCCTCGAGGAATGCCGCCGAGAGACGGAGGACGACCCGGCGCCGCCACGGCCCGAAGACCTCCGCCGCCGGGGATACTTAGTCG GTCACGTGGGTCAAACGTTCCTGCCCAAAGTCGGCCGAGGAACCGTGGCCTTCGATCCGGACGCCTTGGCCTTCGGAGAATACGATGACGGCGACGACGGTGAGACGCCGTCGGGCGACGGACGCCGCCCGAGCGCGCCGCCCCCCGACGAGCCGAAAGATTCGCATTGGCTGTTTGACACGCCGGGAATCGCCAAGGAACGCGAC ATCCTCGGCCTGCTCGACCAAGGAGAAGTGCGAGCCGTGGTTCCGGCGCGGCCCATCGTCCCTCGCACCTTTGTCCTGAAGCCCGGAATGAGCCTCTTTGTCGGCGCGCTGGCCAGGATCGACTTCCTGGAG GGGGAGAAGTCGTGCTGGTTTTCCGTCATGGCCTCGGCTCAAGTTCCGGTCCACATCAGCAGCGTGGAAAAAGCCGACGCCGTCTATCGGAAACACGCCGGACGCGAGCTGCTGGGG GTGCCGGCGGGAGGAGAGCTGCGCATGAAAGACTTTCCGGCGTTGGTGCCTCAGGATTTCCGGCTGGAAGGTCGAGGTCCCGCGGAGGCCGCCGCCGACATCAAGCTGTCGTCTGCAG gttggGTGGCGGTGACGGCGTTTGAGGGCCAAGTGCCGCTGCTGAGGCTTCACGGACCGCCCTCGGCGGCTTACGGCCTGAGGACGCCGCCGCTACTCCCTCACGTGGTTTCCCTGAGGGGGGCGCGCATCCCCAAGTCGGCCGCCTACAAGGCGCCGACGCCGGCGGCGCTCCGGGACGGCCCGAGGCGGCGGCCCAAGACCGCCAAGAAGAAGGGAAAGCCACGACAACGTCATCCCATCAAGAAAACTTTATTTCAGCCGCCGAGTGGGACCTCGTAA
- the tgfbi gene encoding transforming growth factor-beta-induced protein ig-h3, translating into MKSPWPLALCFLVSWSSSVARSPYQAVLQHSRVRGRQQGPNVCAMQQLRGGDKKYFANCKQWYHRKICNRPTVVTYECCPGYEKIPGERGCPAALPLVNIYKTVGAVGASTTRMYADRAQLREEMEGPGSFTFFAPSNGAWAALPTEILDALVSNVNIELLNALHYHMIERRLTSEELRHGSSFSSMYQDLHVHVQHYSNGIVTVNCARLIKPDQHATNGIVHVVDRVITAVSGNAHALVDADDELETLRTAIAAAGMGGLLEGEGQYTVFAPTDEAFRKIPQETLSRILGDPVSLRDLLNYHILKNMRCAESIVSGTPMETLQGAVLEVGCDGDRLTVNGKAVVVKKDQLATNAVVHYVDEVLIPDSAKTLLELAQSSNVATATRMFAEAGLSARLKGSEALTALAPLDDAFTGGRTSGDARQVMSNHVVKGRLSSQSLYHNQELETLSGVKLRVLVYRNNLCIENACLAAHDKTGRYGTLLTVDSVLTPPAGTLMDVLKADERFGVLVGAIQVAGMTELLNRPGALTFFAPTDAAFGALTRPELDALMRNRQQLSALLKYHLGEGLVVSGGVGSHTRIRPLLGDKLELTVRNSTVFVNRVPVARADLMATNGVAHAVDSIVKAPPPKADPEQADGPPAALAPSFSSATSSLRSESGSFRDDDLFQKVIQSRSSRTMNTAQ; encoded by the exons ATGAAGTCGCCTTGGCCGCTCGCCTTGTGCTTTTTGGTCTCGTGGAGCTCGAGCGTCGCGCGCTCGCCGTACCAGGCCGTCCTGCAGCACAGCCGCGTCCGGGGGCGCCAGCAAGG GCCCAACGTGTGCGCCATGCAGCAGCTGCGAGGCGGCGACAAGAAGTACTTCGCCAACTGCAAGCAGTGGTACCATCGCAAGATCTGCAACCGGCCCAC GGTGGTGACGTACGAGTGCTGTCCGGGTTACGAGAAGATTCCCGGGGAGAGAGGCTGTCCCGCAG CTCTGCCCCTGGTCAACATTTACAAGACGGTGGGGGCGGTGGGCGCGTCCACCACCAGGATGTACGCCGACAGAGCCCAACTGAGGGAGGAGATGGAAGGCCCGGGGAGCTTCACCTTCTTCGCTCCCAGCAACGGGGCCTGGGCCGCGCTGCCCACC gAGATCCTGGACGCGCTGGTGAGCAACGTGAACATCGAGCTGCTCAACGCTCTCCACTACCACATGATCGAGCGCCGGCTGACGTCAGAAGAGCTCCGGCACGGCTCCTCCTTCTCGTCCATGTACCAGGACTTGCACGTGCACGTGCAGCACTACTCCAACGGG ATCGTGACGGTGAACTGCGCGCGTCTGATCAAACCGGACCAGCACGCCACCAACGGCATCGTGCACGTGGTGGACCGCGTCATCACGGCCGTTTCGGGCAACGCGCACGCGCTGGTGGACGCGGACGACGAGCTGGAGACGCTGCGC ACGGCGATCGCCGCCGCCGGCATGGGCGGCCTTTTGGAGGGCGAGGGTCAGTACACCGTCTTCGCCCCGACCGACGAGGCCTTCCGGAAGATCCCGCAGGAGACCCTGAGCAGAATTCTGGGAGACCCCGTGTCTCTTCGAG ACCTGCTCAACTACCACATCCTGAAGAACATGCGCTGCGCCGAGTCCATCGTGTCGGGCACGCCGATGGAGACGCTGCAGGGCGCCGTTCTGGAAGTGGGATGCGACGGAGACCGGCTGACCGTCAACGGGAAGGCCGTGGTGGTGAAGAAGGACCAGCTGGCCACCAACGCCGTCGTCCACTACGTGGATGAAGTGCTCATCCCGGACTCGG CCAAAACTCTGCTGGAGCTGGCCCAAAGCTCCAACGTGGCCACGGCGACCAGAATGTTTGCGGAGGCCGGTCTGAGCGCGCGGCTGAAGGGCTCCGAAGCTCTGACGGCGCTGGCGCCCTTGGACGACGCCTTCACAG GGGGCCGGACGAGCGGCGACGCGCGCCAGGTGATGAGCAACCACGTCGTCAAGGGGCGGCTGTCGTCGCAGTCGCTGTATCACAATCAGGAGCTGGAGACGCTGTCGGGCGTCAAGCTGCGAGTCCTGGTCTACCGAAAC AACTTGTGCATCGAGAACGCCTGCCTGGCCGCCCACGACAAGACGGGACGCTACGGAACCCTGTTGACGGTGGACAGCGTGCTGACGCCGCCCGCGGGAACCCTCATGGACGTCTTGAAGGCGGACGAGCGCTTCGG CGTTCTGGTGGGCGCCATCCAAGTGGCCGGGATGACGGAGCTGCTCAACCGGCCGGGCGCGCTGACCTTCTTCGCGCCCACCGACGCCGCCTTCGGCGCCCTGACGCGGCCCGAATTGGACGCGCTGATGC GAAACCGGCAGCAGCTGTCGGCCTTGCTCAAATACCACCTGGGGGAGGGGCTGGTGGTCAGCGGCGGCGTGGGCTCTCACACCAGGATCCGGCCCCTGCTGGGCGACAAGCTGGAGCTGACTGTG AGGAACTCCACGGTGTTCGTCAACCGGGTGCCGGTGGCCCGCGCCGACCTGATGGCCACCAACGGCGTGGCGCACGCCGTCGACAGCATCGTCAAAGCGCCGC CTCCCAAGGCGGACCCGGAGCAAGCGGACGGGCCGCCGGCCGCCCTGgcgccttctttttcttccgcTACCTCTTCTCTG CGCTCAGAGTCCGGGAGCTTCAGGGACG ACGACCTTTTCCAGAAGGTCATCCAAAGTCGCTCCAGCAGGACGATGAACACGGCACAGTGA
- the b4galt1l gene encoding beta-1,4-galactosyltransferase 1 — protein sequence MASTEPSLSFNLLHRTCKLVVLLCFLHMSVTVFFYVRSLDIRLGFVQNQQTDAGSAAPAASRAPEPEAPDDKRLKTCPQTSPLLVGPLRVEFNVAVSLDAVSKANPEVGPGGRFKPKDCAALQKVAIVIPFRKRDEHLKFWLYYLHPILQRQQLDYGVYVINQDGEEIFNRAKLLNVGYVEAMKEYDYDCFVFSDVDLIPMDDRNIYKCFGQPRHLSVSMDKFGFRLPYKQYFGGVSSMMKEQYLKINGFPNNYWGWGGEDDDIYNRLASKGMSISRPSGEVGKCRMIRHERDKQNEPNPQRFDRIAHTRETMNKDGINSLSYKLVSKEALALYTKITVDIGKP from the exons ATGGCCTCGACCGAGCCGTCGCTCAGCTTTAACCTCCTCCACCGAACGTGCAAACTGGTGGTTCTGCTCTGCTTCCTGCACATGTCCGTGACCGTCTTCTTCTACGTCCGCTCTCTGGACATCCGCTTGGGCTTCGTCCAGAACCAGCAGACCGACGCCGGGAGCGCCGCGCCCGCCGCCAGCCGAGCCCCGGAACCCGAAGCGCCAGACGACAAACGCTTGAAGACATGTCCGCAAACGTCACCCCTGCTCG TGGGTCCTCTGCGGGTGGAGTTCAACGTTGCGGTGAGCCTGGACGCGGTCAGCAAGGCCAACCCGGAAGTGGGGCCGGGCGGCCGCTTCAAGCCCAAAGACTGCGCGGCGCTGCAGAAGGTGGCCATCGTCATCCCCTTCCGCAAGCGGGACGAGCACCTCAAGTTCTGGCTCTACTACTTGCACCCCATCCTGCAGCGTCAGCAGCTCGACTACGGCGTCTACGTCATCAACCAG GATGGCGAGGAGATCTTCAACCGAGCCAAACTGCTGAACGTGGGCTACGTGGAGGCCATGAAGGAGTACGACTACGACTGTTTTGTCTTCAGCGACGTGGACTTGATCCCCATGGACGACCGCAACATCTACAAGTGCTTCGGCCAGCCCAGGCACTTGTCCGTCTCCATGGACAAGTTCGGATTCAG GTTGCCGTACAAGCAGTACTTTGGCGGCGTGTCGTCCATGATGAAGGAGCAGTACCTGAAGATCAACGGCTTCCCCAACAACTactggggctgggggggcgagGACGACGACATCTACAACAG GCTGGCGTCCAAGGGCATGAGCATCTCCAGGCCCAGCGGCGAGGTGGGCAAGTGCCGCATGATACGCCACGAGAGGGACAAACAGAACGAACCCAACCCTCAGCG GTTCGACCGCATCGCTCACACCAGGGAGACCATGAACAAGGACGGCATCAACTCGCTCTCCTACAAGCTGGTTTCCAAGGAGGCGCTGGCGCTTTACACCAAGATCACGGTGGACATCGGAAAGCCCTGA
- the rest gene encoding RE1-silencing transcription factor has protein sequence MAQMAAAFPAEPFPLMDDVGGSPAPQLVMLANVAAVAAADGAEADGKEMVELKTVACGYSDSEDEGVIGYGYESRDGDAPVSSPSPVACAAREQNGGGEAGGQFPGSGGPRPPATAPAEGGKKRKKPFHCKPCRFQAHGEDEFVEHLRTHALSKMAVVHRVEGRSKAKEAQAAPDGPGEGGGEGEALSGDAKGLIRCERCGYNTNRYDHYVAHLKHHSKEGDDHRVFKCTLCAYSTVSQYHWRKHLRNHFPSKLHTCAQCSYFSDRKSNYIQHIRTHTGVRPFRCPYCDYSSSQKTHLTRHMRTHSGERPFKCDSCNYLAANQHEVTRHARQVHNGPKPLACPYCEYKTADRSNFKKHVELHLNPRQFLCPLCKYAASKKCNLQYHIKSRHSGCSVTVDVSKVKLRVKRPERPARARAEEDAGGRGPGGETLPADKPPGPVDLSLGRDGGEEEIRRGENPEKAARETRQKKSGENPEDAAPGAAKAKKRGKKATGAAGDGPESERPATGGRRDGKPRRACGRKSDRGELLAGRGAAPEGPGKDGGEKSQKRKAARALDLSRPSAPKARRAQTGKGSPSTAKRSFPSGSPAKRSGRSAGKTSGRPRLSRAPGRSAPAQATDADAMDPPPAIDLPPAMDAMDPSPAMDAPPTPAQPSSAPPPEASEPEDDEGVHSSHEGGDGDVSDGASEGSDDSGLNGNGAGAGKASERPPTPAAPTEVKGHTCIFCDRHFPAEPEYRRHLKRHLVNVYYMSAAPASD, from the exons ATGGCGCAGATGGCGGCGGCGTTCCCCGCCGAGCCCTTTCCGCTGATGGACGACGTCGGCGGCTCGCCGGCCCCCCAGCTGGTGATGCTGGCCAACGTGGCGGCCGTGGCGGCGGCCGACGGCGCCGAGGCCGACGGCAAAGAGATGGTGGAGCTGAAGACGGTGGCGTGCGGCTACTCGGACAGCGAGGACGAGGGCGTCATCGG GTACGGCTACGAGAGCCGCGACGGCGACGCGCCGGTCTCCTCGCCGTCTCCCGTCGCCTGCGCCGCGCGAGAGCAAAACGGCGGAGGGGAGGCCGGCGGCCAATTCCCGGGCTCCGGCGGCCCCCGCccgccggcgacggcgccggcgGAGGGCggcaagaagaggaagaagcctTTCCACTGCAAGCCGTGTCGCTTCCAGGCTCACGGCGAGGACGAGTTTGTGGAGCACCTGCGCACGCACGCGCTCAGCAAGATGGCGGTGGTCCACCGCGTGGAGGGCCGCAGCAAGGCCAAAGAGGCGCAGGCGGCCCCGGACGGCCCTGGCGAGGGCGGGGGCGAGGGCGAGGCGCTTTCGGGGGACGCCAAAGGCCTGATCCGCTGCGAGCGCTGCGGCTACAACACCAACCGCTACGATCACTACGTGGCGCACCTCAAGCACCACAGCAAGGAGGGCGACGACCACAG GGTCTTCAAGTGCACCCTGTGCGCCTACAGCACCGTCAGTCAGTACCATTGGAGGAAGCACCTGCGCAATCACTTTCCCAGCAAACTGCACACGTGCGCGCAGTGTTCCTATTTTTCCGACCGCAAGAGCAACTACATCCAGCACATCCGCACGCACACGG GCGTGCGTCCCTTCCGCTGCCCGTACTGCGACTACTCCAGCTCCCAGAAGACGCATCTGACCAGGCACATGCGCACGCACTCGG gCGAGCGGCCGTTCAAGTGCGACAGCTGCAACTACCTGGCCGCCAACCAGCACGAGGTGACCCGCCACGCCCGGCAGGTCCACAACGGTCCCAAGCCGCTGGCGTGCCCCTACTGCGAGTACAAGACGGCCGACCGCAGCAACTTCAAGAAGCACGTGGAGCTGCACCTCAACCCCCGCCAGTTCCTCTGCCCGCTCTGCAAGTACGCCGCCTCCAAGAAGTGCAACCTGCAGTACCACATCAAATCGCGCCACTCGGGCTGCAGCGTCACCGTCGACGTCTCCAAGGTCAAGCTGAGGGTCAAAAGACCCGAGCGGCCCGCCCGAGCTCGGGCGGAGGAGGACGCGGGCGGCCGAGGGCCGGGCGGGGAGACGCTTCCCGCCGACAAGCCGCCCGGGCCCGTCGACCTGTCGCTCGGACGGGATGGGGGGGAAGAGGAGATTCGCCGCGGCGAGAACCCGGAGAAGGCCGCGCGGGAAACCAGGCAAAAGAAGAGCGGCGAGAACCCGGAGGACGCCGCGCCCGGCGCCGCCAAGGCCAAGAAAAGAGGCAAGAAGGCCACGGGCGCCGCGGGCGACGGGCCCGAGTCGGAAAGGCCCGCGACGGGCGGCCGGCGAGACGGCAAGCCGAGAAGGGCCTGCGGGAGGAAGTCGGACCGAGGGGAACTCCTCGCCGGGCGCGGGGCCGCGCCGGAAGGCCCTGGGAAGGACGGCGGGGAAAAGTCCCAAAAGAGGAAAGCGGCCCGAGCGCTGGACCTCTCGCGGCCGTCTGCCCCCAAGGCCCGCCGGGCCCAGACGGGCAAGGGCTCCCCGTCCACCGCCAAACGCTCGTTCCCGTCCGGCTCGCCCGCCAAGAGGAGCGGGAGATCCGCCGGGAAGACCTCCGGGCGGCCGCGGCTTTCCCGAGCGCCCGGCCGGTCCGCCCCCGCGCAGGCCACGGATGCGGACGCGATGGACCCGCCGCCCGCGATCGACTTGCCGCCTGCAATGGATGCGATGGACCCGTCGCCCGCGATGGATGCGCCGCCCACTCCGGCGCAGCCCTCCTCCGCGCCGCCTCCCGAAGCCTCCGAGCCCGAGGATGACGAAGGCGTCCACAGCAGCCACGAAGGAGGCGACGGCGACGTCAGCGACGGCGCCTCGGAGGGCAGCGACGACTCCGGACTCAACGGGAACGGCGCCGGCGCGGGCAAAGCGTCGGAGCGCCCGCCGACGCCCGCCGCTCCGaccgaggtcaaaggtcacacgTGCATATTCTGCGACCGCCATTTCCCGGCGGAGCCCGAATACCGCCGCCACCTCAAGCGCCATCTGGTCAACGTGTACTACATGAGCGCCGCGCCGGCGAGCGACTGA
- the nipsnap3a gene encoding protein NipSnap homolog 3A isoform X1, whose amino-acid sequence MLLSGRIWRGVAVLPLLPHALNGGLRIQPLWAGLSTGAREEGGALYEFRTYQIRPDRSSAFLELTNEKIHLRTAHSELIGYWSVEYGALNQVFHIWKYDSFGHRAAVRAALAQDERWIAEYIRLALPMLTCQSNHVAALLPWSRIGAPPRHGGAFEWASFRTLPGAAALWAAPRGDSATCGDARLLAAFRSDIGHLDTVYTLRWFESADERRRLESHAAVAPGLGLLRSRKTKVMFPCSFSPLK is encoded by the exons aTGCTTCTCTCGGGTCGGATTTGGCGTGGCGTCGCCGTCCTTCCTCTTCTTCCGCACGCGTTGAACGGCGGGTTACGAATTCAACCG CTCTGGGCAGGCCTGTCAACAGGAGCCCGAGAAGAAGGAGGAGCCTTGTACGAGTTCCGCACCTATCAAATCCGTCCGGACCGAAGCTCCGCCTTCCTGGAGCTAACCAATGAGAAGATTCACCTCAGGACCGCCCACTCAGAGCTCATTGGCTACTGGAGCGTCGAGTACGGCGCCCTGAATCAGGTCTTCCATATTTGGAAGTACG ACTCCTTCGGCCATCGTGCAGCGGTGCGCGCGGCGCTCGCTCAGGACGAGCGTTGGATCGCCGAGTATATCAGGCTGGCCCTTCCCATGCTAACGTGTCAAAGCAATCACGTCGCCGCCCTGCTGCCCTGGAGCCGCATCGGCGCCCCGCCGCGCCACGGAG GCGCGTTTGAATGGGCCTCCTTCAGGACGCTcccgggcgccgccgcgctgtgGGCCGCTCCTCGCGGGGATTCCGCCACCTGTGGCGACGCCCGCTTGCTCGCCGCTTTCCGCAGCGACATCGGCCACCTGGACACAG TTTACACCCTGCGCTGGTTCGAGAGCGCCGACGAGCGGCGACGTTTGGAAAGCCACGCGGCAG TGGCGCCCGGACTGGGCCTGCTGCGATCCCGGAAGACCAAAGTCATGTTCCCGTGTTCCTTCTCACCGCTCAAGTGA